The Rhopalosiphum maidis isolate BTI-1 chromosome 2, ASM367621v3, whole genome shotgun sequence genome segment ATAGGTTATTAAAGTTCACGATATGTTTTAATCTACATACTGttagcattttatttaatgcaaaTAGTATATGTGGTTTGGCTTTAAATTGtagttttatcataatatttgaataataagatATGAATATGTGTGttctaataaattaaccaaaaattaaaaaatatataatgttagttttgccaatagtattttttttatggtaattaAGATTTACAGTCCAGaatgataatgtttttatagctaggtacctatagtttagggattttttttctttttaatattttaccagtattgaaatgtttatattaatattatttgaatacaatcgttttaatttagaaaaaatgagATTCCtgagaaaatgatttattaaaatcgtaaCACGAACACTTCATTTGGTATTTGAATTCTCTTTCTATCTAtcacaaattgtataaaagaaCTCTAATATTGGTTACCATACCTAGTAATTATTTGAgaagttatttttcaaaatggttttgtataaataatattgagataataatagtatgtaagtACCCAATAAaagtatgaattttaataatatacgagtatttaataaaaattatcataatgcaacagtaaaatatattataatgtaagtatatgtactgctttgaaaattgtttttcagtgATTATTACtagatatcaattattaataaaacctaTATTTTCCTGGTCTTCGAACGTCagtataaacaatttcatCTTTAGTTTGAAATTGATCGGTGCAATTATTGTACAACCTTTTTAACCtatgttttaaacaataaacgtatcgttcttatataatttatatggtaCAGAGGTTTCTAAATTATTCACTAaaaacactatatatttttaaaaacgtttaaattttGCCATTTTGGTGACCTACAACCCACAACGGTCACAAcatactaataaagtaataaccgTTTGTTTATAATTCATGTTAGTCAGCAGCGTCGTAACgacaaattatttgttactgATACACTCGAATCGTCGCAGATAAtagttaatgataaaaattaattcgaacatcaatatacaataatattacacagataatactgtaaaatatactcgtgtatatatatatatataaaaaatatgcatatagacataagatatatattttttattttaaagaaatattgaaatatttaaaactgttaacGTGACCAAACGTTTGGGGACCATTGATATAGCGTACCGTACCCATATACATTTGACATACCatagctataaatattttaataaatagataataggtattttaaagactataaataatttctacatttttcttgaatatctaattatatataatgtattcatgTTTGTAGAAAAAGAAATGGAAAATCCAAAGCATTCATCTTTTAAGCCGTTAGAAGTTATTTGGAACAGAAATACCAGTACTCataaaccaaaattattaCCAGAATTGAAAGGAATTAATATAGAAGATAGTgttgaaaaagttaaaaaatcgGTTAAATCTCTGGATGTCAAaattaacgaaaataaaatagaacatGTTCACAAACGTGTAAAAAGAAGTTTGTTCCaagacaataaaaatgaaaaagtgtACAAACATTCAAGCCCAGGAGAAAACAAGAAACCTTCTGAAACTTTTGATTATGCAATTAACTTAAGAAAaagaacttataatataaacaaaacatcTCAATTAAATGTACTTACTCAGTCCTCccaaattatatcaaatcgaaaaagaataataagaaatcaagattttacaattcataaatcgaaaaagtgtttatttcaaacaaaaagtGAATTTCCGTCGTTACATACTGTTAATGATGCACCGGTCATCAAATCATCGCATAATATAGATCAACAAAATTCACACACTAAAGGTTTTGATTATTCTAAATCTCCCGTGATTATGTCAAATCGACAACGGTACGTTAAGTACAGTAATTTGGATAAAGCTACTATTTCTAGTTACGATAGTTGTAAGTGTTTGTTACCAACTGTACAAGTAccagaaaatttaaatgaaaaatataaaaatgtaaatacgcAAATAAGTAGAATAAACTCTGTACATTCTGAAGATATTATTGAATCGTCCGAAAAAATTACAtcacctataaaaaaaaacgaaaaaaaaaataaaaactggatttatagtaaaaaaactaAGATCAAGAACTATACCAGTGGGAGTAAAGTAtcagaatataaaacattagactatggaaaaagtaaaataaatttaccaaaaaatgaaattcagAAAAGTACTGAAACAATATCAACCATTGTCAAAaacgaattttttaaaagtaaaattaattttgattctatagatattatcaatacagaaaatattttggagTATCCTGTaactgaattaaatataaaaagttactGCACGGAACGTAAAAAATCAACGATTGTATCACAAGAACATCAGAATCAAAGACCAGCAGaatcatgtataattaatgacGATAATCAAAGATATCATTTCAATAATTCTTTAGAACATTCACCTTTGAATACAAAAGAACTTACCAAAAATACAGTTAaagaatattcaaaaataattatgcctCATAGAGCAAAACTTTTTAATCAGAAtgaagacaatattatatcgtttgtACATTCTTCCGAAATAAACGTAATCCCTGCCACTCCTGAACATGAATCAATTAATTTGGAGAATTCCACAATCCAATACTCTCCTGAAACCATTTTAAGTCCATACATTCCATTGATTGAAGTCGATCAATCACCTACAACTCCGCATGAAAGAAATTGTCAGGTACTCATTCAATCTGTTCAAACTCCACCGAATATTGATGGCACAACAGtaccaaatttttttgaacCTATAGCTTCTCCAATACAGTCTTTTGTCAATGAACTGCCATTTAAAGTGTGTATTTCAAGTTATAGtacaagtataatagtatggttaatatatatatatatatgtataatttgctTTTGTTTGTAGATTGATGCCGTAGAATCACCTAGAGTTATTCacgaaaatgatattattttttcacccGAAATAAATagaagaaaatcaaaaaatagcCAATCATCACCAAATTGTTTTGACTCTGctaaaaaacgtaaaaaaatgcGGTAagtttcttgatttttttgaaaaaacataaataattattaaaatatttaatatcttttaCAGTAAGGATGGATTGAGTGGAAAATTTCGAGATCTTATTAATCGTAAAAAATCTGAAGCCCGTATTCGAGAATATTAGAAGAGCTTGTCTAAAAGTTATAAGCCAAATCAAGGTGAAActgcattattaaatgttattgaagCATGGATGGAATTTAGAATGATTGTCCTACTTTGTTACTACATAAAATCTGGTAAAAGAGTTAGaataatagttgttattaaattaaatcaataaatattgttactgTAATATGTTACAGATAAGGAAGTTCAAAAAGTGTTAGTTATTCTAGACAATTGTTCTATAAATGTTGCCAagaatagtataatacgtatatactcTCCATGGTTGACAATTAAATCTGAAATTGctgaattattgttgtttgttGGCATCATTCACGTTGAAGTAATTGAATTCTCAGAATCCATCTCTAGGCCTCTCAAAGAAAATTTTAGAGATGCCAATGGATTATTAACAactgtatttcaaaataaaattttatggaAATGCAATTGTTCTAAAGGTATAACattacaatcatttatttttgtttattaagaactaaattatctatatctaataaatcttaaatctaaaatattctaatctatgcttaaataaaacatactttatacttaaataattaatcaaaagaGGACCAGATTTAGAGAAGGGCTAAGTAGACTGCAGTCCAAGGCCCCCAcagttttgtaattatttaatattaagtacaaaaatgagtttaatttaaatatacacatattaaaaaaaatatatagaatatagaattAAAACTACTTGTGTATAGTTTTGTGAGTAGAgagatgaaaatattatttaataattaaaaaatgtaatgacttgtttatagtttatttgaaGCCCTACAATATTTTCTGCTCAAGTGCCACCATATGCCTGAATCTGcacttgaattaaataatccttatattaatattttatacaggtgttcaaatatatgtatttgtatttaaattattaaatttataattatataattgacaaAGCAATAACAATAAGTACTTATAGTAATGTAGTCTGTCTACTTATTCCAAACTTAAAACACCATCCaagcaaaacaatatttttactgtaaaactataatactaatcaataattaactaatagaTACTTCAACTACTaatctatacttatttatgttgagttagtattataatacagaaatTAAATCACCATAATTTACCATTAACATGCAATGTATTTCTTAAtcagaaagaaaaatatttttatcctgGCTTCTGAATATTATTCTTCATAACTgctaattgtatacataatatataaggattatttcatagaaatttactaatgatatattttttttagacgcTGCTTGTCAATGCTTGGGAGAATTAAGTGTTTACAGTTATTTGCAGTACATGATCcctcattaaaatgtattcattataatttataaaggttacttaaactatttttattactattagttaattttacaatCAGATAATTACTGatctatatttttacgatactgttatttgtatttagattttaatttcattattattgttatatttattatatgaattcaactatagaatattttataaaaactgtttgTACTTAGTTTTCTAGatgattaaattgtaatttatatatttttatgtattttattacctttCAATctatgtattagtattttattgtgaaaataatatgtattcttatttatatgttatgagaaatttataaaacgcaACATAATACACacctaaaatttatttttgtctatcTTTGTTGCCGTATTTttacttgaataaaaattgtaatgaatattaataatatatttttttacttaattatcaagaaacattatattttcattaaagttttaaatttataaactataacgcAACTTTTATTGTTACTCAAGTAAAATCTGATAAAATAGTGATATCtctaaacaatattgtagGTGTTTGTGTAAGCATAAGgtcaaaatgaataaataataatacaatatgcaaTGTCAatcaaatatgttaaatttcgtaatgaattatatatttacacgttATAATGAATAACCTTTTTATCTAATATGATGGCTGTTTACCTATCttgaattacatttataatttatttaattttattaatttgtagtgtctaagtacatattttggtTTCGAGTTAAAAGATTattgatttacatttttattactacacAAGAGTAatctgtaatttaaaattgtatttaaaagaattctttttcatatttttgtattctatttattatcttatttagtAATgtaatagttgttttatttatgaaatcataacattctttaagtatttattatattatttacctacagACAATACCAGctacaactataaataaaaaatgtatctgatatttgttataaaaactgAATCAACAGTTATAGttgattataacattaaactattaaacatatcaaattattttatgtttttaatattatatttttactagatgtatcaagacatttttaaaatgaagaaCAAAAAGTTtccttattatttaagatgtCCTATAACTGCATGTTTTATCTGCATCTTACatacaaaatttgattaaagcagaatcaattttttattattagataattagaGTGAACTATTCTGTTATGTAAGACTTaaaaggtaaatataatatccattatgtttatatgtcggttttgtacaatattttaatttttaagcctattatgatcatttttaaattgcaatatttaaCATAGTCATAAATCCACTTAAAACTGCAAGTGTCATAAAGAACATACGtacaaacacaaataatgaTCTTACATTTTAGTTGATGTTACCACTCTTACTCATATGTGTTGTCtcagttttattaatacaaatgacatagtaggtatattttagtattttacattcaGAAGAATTCATTTACTccgttgtatttattatttactattagaataaaatgactattatagtattattattatttattgcgtttaaaggtaagaatattaaatcCAACGTAGACTTTTTAACAGCAAAATTCTTCAACGTGTAGAATTAGATGTTGTGCGTTAGTAAAATGAAGACAACACTAGCGAGTAAAATGtctctctaaaaaaaaaaaaaaaagatgtttaatagttttaatagttaaaacaaacaaaatattatataaaatattacattttattattatatgcttaaattatttatctataggcATATAGCCTAAACTCTATAGGCTAAATAAGCTATAGATTCTTTAACAGATTAGACTTTTAATAACCTTCAAGTAggtaataattctaattaataaaataatatttattatttattatctgctTATGACTATATCTATCATCTATAAAAGGTATAAAAACTTTAGATAATAAACATTcaacatacaaattattgaaggaagtttaaaaaaaaaaaatgcgagACAATACGTAGCTACCTAATTacaaaaacgtaaaaatacattagatattttacatGTTATGTATTGTTCTAAtagatagaaatataatatgcttataaatGGCTACGAGATAATTTAAagcacttaataattaatataagattaaGAAAAGCAGAGAAGATCTCAagg includes the following:
- the LOC113551609 gene encoding uncharacterized protein LOC113551609 → MENPKHSSFKPLEVIWNRNTSTHKPKLLPELKGINIEDSVEKVKKSVKSLDVKINENKIEHVHKRVKRSLFQDNKNEKVYKHSSPGENKKPSETFDYAINLRKRTYNINKTSQLNVLTQSSQIISNRKRIIRNQDFTIHKSKKCLFQTKSEFPSLHTVNDAPVIKSSHNIDQQNSHTKGFDYSKSPVIMSNRQRYVKYSNLDKATISSYDSCKCLLPTVQVPENLNEKYKNVNTQISRINSVHSEDIIESSEKITSPIKKNEKKNKNWIYSKKTKIKNYTSGSKVSEYKTLDYGKSKINLPKNEIQKSTETISTIVKNEFFKSKINFDSIDIINTENILEYPVTELNIKSYCTERKKSTIVSQEHQNQRPAESCIINDDNQRYHFNNSLEHSPLNTKELTKNTVKEYSKIIMPHRAKLFNQNEDNIISFVHSSEINVIPATPEHESINLENSTIQYSPETILSPYIPLIEVDQSPTTPHERNCQVLIQSVQTPPNIDGTTVPNFFEPIASPIQSFVNELPFKIDAVESPRVIHENDIIFSPEINRRKSKNSQSSPNCFDSAKKRKKMRKDGLSGKFRDLINRKKSEARIREY